The window CGGCGCAGCGCTTGCTCACCGCGTATCGCGAGGCGCTCGAGACACCCACGCCGCGTCAGCGGCCGGCCTCTTTCGAGCGGGCTGCCGCCCTCGCGCTGCGCAGGGTCCGCGACGCCGCGCGGAACTTTGGGGCACGAGAAGAAACGACAGAGACGGCCTTCCTGGACTGGCTCCGGCGGGTCGGCGCGAAGCAGGGGGGGACGCCCGCCAGCCTCGTGATAGATCCCGGCTCGGCTGCGTTTCCCCCAGCGGGCGAGCCGTCAGAGTCCGATTCCGAGGACACGGGCCGCATCATCGTGCCTTAGTGTGATAAACTCGTGTGTTCTTCCGTGCGGGCGGAGGACGATAATCCAGCTTCCTGTGGCGGAAGCAGTCCACGGTAGATGCTTATGTCGAAACGGTGTGAAATCTGCGGGAAGGGGCCGGCATTCGGTCGTAACATCAGCCATGCCCACAACGTGACGTCGCGGCGGTTCCACCCGAACCTGCAGAGCGTCCGGGCGGTCATCGCGGGTGCGACACGGCGCATCCGCGTCTGCACGCGCTGTCTGCGCTCCAACAAGGTGGTCAAAGCAGCGTAGGCGCGTTTGACGCCCGCTCCT is drawn from Luteitalea sp. and contains these coding sequences:
- the rpmB gene encoding 50S ribosomal protein L28; this encodes MSKRCEICGKGPAFGRNISHAHNVTSRRFHPNLQSVRAVIAGATRRIRVCTRCLRSNKVVKAA